Proteins found in one Neofelis nebulosa isolate mNeoNeb1 chromosome 3, mNeoNeb1.pri, whole genome shotgun sequence genomic segment:
- the LSM1 gene encoding U6 snRNA-associated Sm-like protein LSm1, which translates to MNYMPGTASLIEDIDKKHLVLLRDGRTLIGFLRSIDQFANLVLHQTVERIHVGKKYGDIPRGIFVVRGENVVLLGEIDLEKESDTPLQQVSIEEILEEQRVEQQTKLEAEKLKVQALKDRGLSIPRADTLDEY; encoded by the exons ATGAACTATATGCCCGGCACCGCCAGCCTCATCGAGGACATCGACA aAAAGCATTTGGTCCTGCTTCGAGATGGAAGGACACTTATAGGTTTTTTAAGAAGCATTGATCAATTCG CTAATTTAGTGCTACATCAGACTGTGGAGCGTATTCATGTGGGCAAAAAATACGGTGATATTCCTCGAGGAATTTTTGTGGTCAGAGGAGAAAATGTGGTCCTACTAGGAGAAATA GACTTGGAAAAGGAGAGTGACACACCCCTCCAGCAAGTGTCTATTGAAGAAATCCTAGAAGAACAAAGGGTAGAACAGCAGACCAAGCTGGAAGCCGAGAAGCTGAAAGTTCAAGCTCTTAAGGATCGGGGTCTCTCCATTCCTCGAGCAGATACTCTTGATGAGTATTAA